Below is a window of Paremcibacter congregatus DNA.
ATGCTATGATTTCGCTTTCATACATTTCATAACCAAAACAGCCATAGCTTCCATTCCGACACGGTTATGCTATGATTACACCGGTAAACGAATGTTGCGCCGTCGAGCCATAGCTTCCATTCCGACACGGTTATGCTATGATTGTCTGTAGCATCTGTGACCTTATCCACAAGCCATAGCTTCCATTCCGACACGGTTATGCTATGATCACGAAACGGGAACCCATTTAAACCTCGACGCCATAGCTTCCATTCCGACACGGTTATGCTATGATAGCCCCACCAGAGAGGTAAACGGTGGACGTGCCATAGCTTCCATTCCGACACGGTTATGCTATGATTGTTATACCGTCCGGGGATGTCATAACTCTGCCATAGCTTCCATTCCGACACGGTTATGCTATGATAGGTTGGTTACAAGATACTGAAAATAAAGAACAAAGACCGGACATCTTAAAATAAAACAAGTTGTTCGGTCTTTGTTTTTTCATTATTTTTATGCGTTCCAACAAGAATTTTCATCCTCTCATACTGCTTATCTGTTATTTTTAACACTCTTACACTCCCGTCTGAGGGTAAAATGCCGTCTAAGCGCCGCAAATGTTTTTCAACCCGATCCTGACCGTTGCAAATACGTGCATAGACTGAGTATTGTATCATCATATAACCATCTTTTAGAAGATAATTTCTAAAGCGCGAGGCTGTTTTACGTTCTGGTTTCGTAGAAGTGGGTAAATCATAAAAAACAAATAGCCACATGAATCTATCCTTTGCCGCACTCATCCTAATTTACCAATTTTGAACTCAGTGAGAGGCAATAATGCGGGGCTGTTATTCTCCATTGCGCAAACTAACCCAGCCGCCATTTTATCACACGTGTTTGCCAGACTATGGGTTTCACCTTCTAAATCACATAACCATGCCCCTGCACCGGCTAGATGCTGACGGCATTCAATAGGCAAACTCTCCCCTTCCCTGAACAAACCTTCAGCTTGCATCTCAAAAACATAGTGATCAACAAAAGGCCGTAAAACCTCCATCAGGTCATCTGTCAGATTGAAAGAATTCAATTCATTGGCATGATGCAAGCCAAAGGTCGGCATTAGACCATAAGCAACCTGTGATCGTGCCACATAGGCCCGTATGATTGCATAACCATAATTCAAAGCAGCATTAACAAGGTCGTTATTGCCTCTTTTAAAACTTTTGCCCATTAATCTTGTCCAATAATAACGGGCGGCTTGAGCCTCAAGATTATCAGGATCACCCGACTTTACTTGATTTGCCAGCGTTATAAGGCGCTTGACCTCACCACCTGCCCCTTGTAGGCAGACAGCTTGATTGATAATTTTTGCCTGTATCACCCTTTGCCACAATCTTTTTTTAAGCGCTTTTGTGCAGGACTGTTGAATATACGCAACACGGCTTTGACGACTATGCGCATGAAAGGGCAGCATCACACCATTTGGCATATGGCTTTTATCGCAAGTTATGATCGCTACCCCTTGGTCTTGCGCATATGATAACAAACTGGCATTCAGACTGATTTGCGGTGATTCAAGCACTAGGGCAATGATATCTTCCAATGGCAAACTGTGCTTACCACCTTCGTTCTCAAGTTGTAATTGGCCTTTGACCAGCCTAAGTTTTGCAGGGTTCTGGATGAGAATTGTGCGCCA
It encodes the following:
- the cas2 gene encoding CRISPR-associated endonuclease Cas2 — its product is MWLFVFYDLPTSTKPERKTASRFRNYLLKDGYMMIQYSVYARICNGQDRVEKHLRRLDGILPSDGSVRVLKITDKQYERMKILVGTHKNNEKTKTEQLVLF
- the cas1 gene encoding type II CRISPR-associated endonuclease Cas1, whose amino-acid sequence is MAWRTILIQNPAKLRLVKGQLQLENEGGKHSLPLEDIIALVLESPQISLNASLLSYAQDQGVAIITCDKSHMPNGVMLPFHAHSRQSRVAYIQQSCTKALKKRLWQRVIQAKIINQAVCLQGAGGEVKRLITLANQVKSGDPDNLEAQAARYYWTRLMGKSFKRGNNDLVNAALNYGYAIIRAYVARSQVAYGLMPTFGLHHANELNSFNLTDDLMEVLRPFVDHYVFEMQAEGLFREGESLPIECRQHLAGAGAWLCDLEGETHSLANTCDKMAAGLVCAMENNSPALLPLTEFKIGKLG